A stretch of Aspergillus nidulans FGSC A4 chromosome VI DNA encodes these proteins:
- a CDS encoding DUF2841 domain-containing protein (transcript_id=CADANIAT00010146), whose protein sequence is MTSPTYRIDPLGHPELVAKDEEHQVTYGDMAAQPGSNELPCHQPTQFPLPYSRFAVMFIDHRGELQVETSSCLAGYEKAIFTDEVQERFLKFVNREWQPNLQNIPAMGLPASSWYPPTQHRPTGLIPYEWQSIQGERRRRLRRVDSGIAHSWNPPSPSPPLKRTTLRVGHTQLLRKYYERAFEDFQQLNCRVIAKALANFLDPEDTQPDPEKTKPRWWPEGVKHKEPDHLHKRERIRLLVHILCELKDSHGVTAAKLKDAGLDVRRQIQPEKRLQVLDEIYYVRNQEELYLDGKISGDHMVHVSYGHMEEEVQGSVLDHPASSSTTQTNQQPIRRSYRDIPIISEDLPHRSLRNGKRPADSECYRPISPASSASRNSSLERGVTSYSSDIDPAILSKTEPARNTSASQSLHPQGPSSLPDIYAQQFATQPQSTHPGFWDTLATSTVHPQFSFSSY, encoded by the exons ATGACAAGTCCCACCTATAGGATTGATCCATTGGGCCACCCTGAACTGGTAGCAAAGGACGAGGAGCACCAGGTCACGTATGGTGATATGGCTGCTCAGCCAGGATCAAAT GAGCTTCCGTGTCACCAGCCGACGCAGTTTCCACTACCTTATTCCCGCTTCGCCGTCATGTTCATTGACCATCGGGGAGAGCTCCAGGTGGAAACATCGTCATGCCTTGCCGGTTATGAGAAGGCGATTTTCACGGACGAGGTGCAAGAGAGGTTTCTAAAGTTCGTTAATCGAGAGTGGCAGCCTAATTTGCAGAATATACCAG CGATGGGACTGCCAGCCTCTTCCTGGTATCCTCCAACCCAACACCGACCGACAGGACTAATTCCCTACGAATGGCAGTCCATCCAGGGCGAGCGACGCAGGCGCCTGCGACGCGTCGATTCTGGTATTGCACACTCATGGAACCCCCCTTCCCCAAGTCCCCCTCTCAAACGAACAACACTTCGCGTTGGGCATACTCAGCTCCTGCGGAAATATTATGAGAGAGCATTCGAAGATTTTCAGCAGCTCAACTGCCGCGTGATTGCAAAGGC ACTGGCCAATTTTCTGGACCCAGAGGATACACAGCCGGAcccagagaagacaaagccaagGTGGTGGCCGGAAGGCGTGAAACACAAAGAGCCGGATCATCTTCACAAGCGTG AGCGGATCCGGCTCCTGGTACATATTCTCTGCGAACTTAAAGACAGTCACGGAGTCACCGCCGCAAAACTCAAAGATGCTGGCCTAGACGTGAGGCGGCAGATTCAGCCAGAAAAGCGTCTGCAAGTTCTGGACGAGATTTACTATGTTCGCAACCAGGAAGAGCTATATCTGGATGGGAAGATCA GCGGCGACCACATGGTCCACGTTTCGTATGGACacatggaagaagaggtgCAAGGTAGCGTTCTTGACCACCCTGCCTCGAGCTCAACAACGCAAACAAACCAGCAGCCGATCCGCAGGTCATACCGCGATATCCCTATCATCTCAGAAGACCTACCTCACCGGTCGCTAAGGAACGGCAAACGACCTGCAGACTCTGAGTGCTACCGGCCCATCTCACCAGCCTCATCGGCGAGTCGGAACAGTTCGCTGGAGAGGGGCGTAACAAGCTACTCCTCTGATATTGACCCGGCAATACTATCAAAGACTGAGCCCGCCAGAAACACAAGCGCATCCCAGAGTCTCCATCCCCAGGGACCTAGCTCATTACCCGACATTTACGCCCAACAATTTGCCACGCAGCCGCAGAGTACCCATCCTGGGTTCTGGGATACGCTCGCGACATCTACCGTGCACCCTCAATTCTCTTTTTCCAGTTATTGA